One part of the Engraulis encrasicolus isolate BLACKSEA-1 chromosome 17, IST_EnEncr_1.0, whole genome shotgun sequence genome encodes these proteins:
- the nudt9 gene encoding ADP-ribose pyrophosphatase, mitochondrial, whose product MVRALSRWVRSVHVAFTLFGLPYPVSSAGSCLVKSAISSSSSVCSSGLGRSSTIMASVLHIKARSPVYPGSTTNRLPVADALVSWQQAWNDYQPPTYTAPTVQAQPVWADPDIGSFSPSFNSLDGKVDRHSHEGEYTVQDNRPLNPRGRTGVSGRGLLGRWGPNHAADPIVTRWKTDEAGKRVSHPDSSLPVLQFVAIKRRDCGEWAIPGGMVDPGECVSATLMREFSEEALNSLVTPNKAELHTRITQLFDSPGLQVYKGYVDDPRNTDNAWMETIAVNFHDEAGDSVSELPLEAGDDAGQVTWMDLDSAQPLYASHAHFLETVAKKRQAHW is encoded by the exons ATGGTGCGGGCGTTGAGTCGCTGGGTCCGATCGGTTCACGTGGCCTTCACTCTGTTCGGACTGCCGTACCCTGTCAGCTCGGCTGGATCTTG CCTGGTGAAGTCTGCcatcagtagcagcagtagtgtgtgttCCAGTGGTCTTGGCCGCAGTAGCACCATCATGGCGTCCGTGCTCCACATAAAGGCGCGTTCCCCGGTGTACCCGGGCTCAACCACCAACCGCCTGCCGGTGGCCGACGCTCTGGTCTCCTGGCAGCAGGCGTGGAACGACTACCAGCCGCCGACGTACACCGCGCCAACCGTACAGGCACAGCCGGTATGGGCAGACCCCGACATCGG CTCCTTCTCCCCGAGTTTCAACTCTCTGGATGGCAAAGTGGACCGCCACAGCCACGAGGGAGAATACACAGtacaggacaacagacccct gAACCCTCGTGGACGGACAGGTGTGAGTGGGCGGGGCCTACTGGGCAGGTGGGGACCCAACCATGCAGCTGACCCTATAgtgaccag gtggaagaCGGACGAGGCAGGCAAGCGTGTGTCCCACCCAGACTCCAGTCTCCCCGTACTGCAGTTCGTAGCCATCAAGAGACGCGACTGTGGAGAGTGGGCCATACCTGGG ggcatggTGGACcctggtgagtgtgtgtctgctacCCTGATGAGGGAGTTTTCGGAGGAGGCCCTGAACTCACTGGTCACGCCCAACAaggcggagctacacacacgcatcacacagcTCTTTGACTCACCTGGATTGCag gtgtataagGGCTACGTGGATGATCCTAGGAACACTGATAATGCCTGGATGGAAACCATCGCTGTCAACTTCCATGATGAAGCAG GTGACAGTGTGAGTGAGCTCCCTCTAGAGGCTGGTGACGACGCTGGTCAGGTGACCTGGATGGATCTGGACTCCGCCCAGCCGCTATACGCAAGCCATGCCCACTTCCTGGAAACGGTTGCTAAGAAACGCCAGGCCCACTGGTGA